The Neorhodopirellula lusitana genome contains a region encoding:
- a CDS encoding AlkZ-related protein gives MISTFDEAYQFVLQRKVCTVFGSKYSPYPSLWDNTGLSEAKPDAGGWSPKVKAVWDWKTRIPQTYPDTVFYGKVPGGDAVLMEMQHFRQTHYSQAYQPVSELDPLAQEVFELIRLEPNYTGPLRKRAIAGLVCTKSQFDTALKKLQVSLNIVRSNDPKRKNDFWLPMSEVHLDIVREHESRDP, from the coding sequence ATGATTTCCACATTTGACGAAGCGTATCAATTTGTGCTGCAGCGGAAGGTCTGTACGGTTTTTGGAAGCAAGTATTCACCCTACCCCTCCTTGTGGGACAACACTGGGTTGTCCGAAGCGAAGCCTGATGCGGGTGGCTGGAGCCCGAAGGTCAAGGCGGTGTGGGATTGGAAGACACGGATCCCACAAACTTATCCAGACACGGTGTTCTACGGAAAAGTCCCCGGGGGCGATGCGGTCTTGATGGAAATGCAGCACTTTCGGCAAACGCACTACTCGCAAGCGTATCAGCCGGTCAGTGAACTCGATCCGTTGGCTCAAGAAGTGTTCGAGCTGATCCGCTTGGAACCCAACTACACCGGACCCCTTCGCAAACGAGCGATTGCCGGGTTGGTTTGTACGAAGAGTCAGTTCGACACCGCACTGAAAAAACTACAGGTGAGCTTGAACATCGTCCGCAGCAACGATCCGAAACGAAAGAATGACTTTTGGTTGCCAATGAGTGAGGTGCATTTGGATATCGTTCGCGAGCATGAATCGCGAGATCCATAG
- a CDS encoding BLUF domain-containing protein, with amino-acid sequence MFELVYCSAATRGMTALDLQNLLEVSRRNNALLDVTGILIYSERTREFIQLLEGEKDCVEQLMLTIAADERHTSVDVMYRGGITDRSFKDWSMAFRQFEELDPELIEGYTTFNADSLSASTCGGKETRARTILSALSKEL; translated from the coding sequence TTGTTCGAATTAGTGTACTGCAGTGCGGCGACTCGCGGCATGACCGCGTTGGATTTGCAGAACCTGCTGGAAGTCTCTCGACGCAACAACGCTTTGTTGGATGTGACTGGCATCTTGATCTACAGCGAACGAACGCGGGAGTTCATTCAACTTTTGGAAGGCGAGAAGGATTGCGTCGAACAGTTAATGCTGACCATCGCCGCCGATGAACGTCACACATCCGTCGATGTCATGTACCGCGGTGGGATCACCGACCGGAGTTTTAAAGATTGGTCGATGGCGTTTCGTCAGTTCGAAGAATTGGATCCGGAGCTGATCGAAGGTTACACGACATTCAACGCGGATTCGTTGTCGGCAAGTACATGCGGTGGCAAAGAAACAAGAGCGCGGACGATCTTATCCGCACTGAGCAAAGAGCTCTAA
- a CDS encoding PSD1 and planctomycete cytochrome C domain-containing protein has protein sequence MKNTFMSTCVSFASVLLGAVLPGTSAVADEVSFNRDIRPILSDRCYYCHGFDSNHREADLRLDIREEAEYVWDLDSPDDSELLLRITSNDPDVVMPPPGAHKEAVTAQEAELIRRWIEQGAQYEPHWAFVAPERPKTEAIGIADAIDDFVGREHKMHGLHFAAEALPTKWLRRVALGLTGLPPTPERLDAFEEAVVEHGDAAYEQAVDQLLDSDAFGERMALEWLDVARYADTNGFQADAYRMNWPWRDWVVNAFNANMPFDQFTIEQLAGDLLVGDDGQGPSEDQLIATAFNRNHMINGEGGSIRAENLAKNNFDRLETTGTTWLGLTIGCCQCHDHKFDPLKQTDYFSMFSFFNQISETGLASKKISVQLPGQAFRDEYWVDKPFIQVGDEKLKKQIVEARKEAASIKKELDERRDQYVAEARVWVQEMRDDPALSEQRVPSSEYVSRFITNANLDNPKDNGFRQLIGYYMNKTEPWKDYQSRIAEAGLREHNLQYQVPMVMVMRDDQPRETFVMLRGNYETLGEKVSPTTPSFLPPLPEPETDRAPNRLTFAKWLVSEEQPLTSRVTVNRYWQLIFGRGLVSTPDDFGMQGALPSHPELLDWLAVEFREGGWDVKALLKGMVLSRTYRQTAIADRAAFEVDPSNEWLARGPRLRLDSRVLRDQALSLSGILNSDLGGPPVFPYQPAGVWESQSLGRNHYMRDDGQDLYRRSLYIAWRRVVAPTSFFDVPSRQVCSVTLQQTSTPLHALITLNDVAYVEAARVWAERLVTIPGDSARLSRIFFAATARHPEPEELALLQTMLTQARERFSEQPEEAAKLVAMGESPVAAQLAAEEQAAWTTLCLAVLNLDETLCQ, from the coding sequence ATGAAAAACACATTCATGTCAACTTGCGTGTCATTCGCTTCCGTTTTGTTGGGGGCTGTTCTGCCAGGGACTTCGGCGGTGGCGGATGAGGTTTCTTTCAATCGAGACATCCGCCCGATTCTGTCGGACCGCTGCTATTATTGTCACGGATTTGACTCCAATCACCGCGAAGCGGATCTGCGACTGGATATCCGCGAGGAAGCCGAGTACGTCTGGGATCTTGATTCGCCGGATGACTCGGAGTTGCTTTTGCGAATCACCAGCAACGATCCTGACGTGGTGATGCCACCGCCCGGTGCTCACAAGGAAGCGGTCACGGCTCAGGAGGCGGAACTGATTCGTCGCTGGATCGAACAGGGAGCCCAGTACGAACCTCATTGGGCGTTTGTCGCTCCCGAACGGCCGAAAACGGAGGCGATCGGAATCGCCGACGCCATCGATGATTTTGTTGGTCGCGAACACAAGATGCACGGTCTTCACTTCGCGGCGGAAGCATTGCCCACGAAGTGGCTCCGTCGGGTCGCATTGGGGCTGACGGGGTTGCCTCCCACACCGGAACGCCTCGATGCGTTTGAGGAAGCTGTTGTGGAGCATGGGGACGCCGCGTACGAACAGGCTGTGGATCAACTGCTGGACTCCGACGCGTTTGGTGAACGCATGGCGTTGGAGTGGCTTGACGTGGCACGTTATGCCGACACGAACGGTTTTCAAGCGGATGCCTATCGGATGAATTGGCCGTGGCGAGATTGGGTCGTCAATGCATTCAACGCCAACATGCCTTTCGACCAATTCACGATCGAACAGCTGGCTGGTGATTTGTTGGTTGGTGACGATGGGCAAGGTCCCTCGGAAGATCAGCTAATTGCCACGGCGTTCAATCGTAACCACATGATCAACGGGGAAGGCGGTTCGATCCGCGCCGAGAACCTTGCCAAGAACAACTTTGATCGTCTGGAAACAACTGGCACGACCTGGCTGGGACTGACGATTGGTTGTTGCCAATGTCACGATCATAAGTTCGACCCGCTAAAGCAGACCGATTACTTCTCGATGTTTTCGTTCTTCAACCAAATCAGCGAAACAGGTTTGGCGAGTAAAAAGATCTCGGTGCAGTTGCCCGGGCAAGCGTTTCGCGATGAGTACTGGGTAGACAAACCGTTCATCCAAGTCGGTGATGAGAAACTGAAAAAGCAGATTGTCGAGGCGCGGAAAGAAGCCGCTTCGATCAAGAAGGAACTGGATGAACGTCGCGATCAATATGTCGCCGAAGCCCGCGTGTGGGTTCAAGAAATGCGAGACGATCCAGCGTTGTCGGAACAACGCGTTCCTTCCTCGGAGTATGTCAGTCGGTTCATCACGAACGCCAACTTGGATAACCCGAAAGACAATGGGTTTCGTCAGTTGATTGGGTACTACATGAATAAGACGGAGCCTTGGAAGGACTACCAGTCACGTATCGCCGAAGCGGGACTCAGGGAGCACAACCTTCAGTACCAAGTGCCGATGGTGATGGTCATGCGAGACGATCAGCCGCGAGAAACGTTTGTGATGCTGCGAGGAAACTACGAAACGTTGGGCGAAAAGGTCAGCCCCACCACACCAAGCTTCTTACCGCCACTACCCGAACCCGAGACCGATCGTGCACCCAACCGATTGACGTTCGCTAAGTGGTTGGTTTCGGAAGAACAGCCACTGACCTCGCGAGTGACAGTGAATCGGTATTGGCAACTGATCTTCGGACGCGGCTTGGTCTCCACGCCAGATGATTTTGGAATGCAAGGGGCGCTGCCGTCCCATCCTGAGCTGCTTGACTGGTTGGCTGTCGAATTTCGTGAAGGCGGTTGGGACGTCAAAGCGTTGCTGAAGGGCATGGTGCTATCTCGCACGTATCGGCAAACCGCGATTGCGGACCGGGCTGCTTTTGAAGTGGACCCATCCAACGAATGGCTCGCTCGCGGACCGAGGTTGCGTTTGGATTCCCGAGTGCTTCGAGATCAAGCGTTATCGCTGTCTGGAATTTTGAATTCGGATCTTGGTGGACCGCCGGTTTTTCCTTATCAGCCCGCTGGTGTATGGGAATCACAGAGTTTGGGACGAAACCATTACATGCGAGATGATGGGCAGGATTTGTATCGACGCAGTTTGTACATCGCTTGGCGGCGAGTGGTGGCCCCGACTTCCTTCTTTGATGTGCCCAGTCGCCAAGTCTGTTCCGTCACGCTGCAACAAACCAGCACACCGCTGCACGCGCTGATCACGTTGAATGACGTCGCCTATGTGGAGGCGGCTCGCGTTTGGGCGGAGAGACTGGTTACGATTCCCGGGGACTCCGCGCGATTGTCGCGAATCTTCTTTGCCGCAACGGCGCGGCATCCCGAGCCAGAGGAGTTGGCGTTGTTACAGACCATGCTCACGCAGGCGCGCGAACGTTTTAGTGAGCAACCGGAGGAAGCTGCCAAGCTGGTCGCAATGGGCGAGTCACCCGTGGCCGCTCAGCTTGCCGCTGAGGAACAAGCCGCGTGGACCACGCTGTGTCTCGCCGTTTTGAACCTGGATGAAACACTGTGCCAGTAG
- a CDS encoding DUF1501 domain-containing protein, which translates to MNPIALNRRSFLGGLSLSVGTPALHGLMAAEGSQALPHFPPKAKRVIYLMQSGGPSHVDLFDYKETLKKMEGEELPESILGGLRQTTMTAGQKSKPCLGAAWPGRQRGESGMWVSDLLPHTAEIVDDLCFVRSVHGEQINHAPAMTHMLTGHNLPGRPSIGAWLSYGLGSMAEDLPSFVVMTSQDKEGSCGQQFFDYYWGSGFLPGKYQGVPFRGSGDPVLYLSNPNGVSRAARREMLDGLAEMNHFAHQRYADPAIETRVAQYEMAFQMQASVPELTDFSDEPQSVLEMYGPDVQRKGSYAYNCLMARRLAQRGTRYIQLLHAGWDQHGNLPGQLPIQCKDTDQASAALVKDLKAHGMLEDTLVIWGGEFGRTPFVQGDINNPTAHGRDHHPRAFTVWMAGGGVQPGKIHGSSDEFGFHVAEDPVHVRDLQATLLHLCGIDHERFTYRHQGLDFKLTGVEPARVVNEILS; encoded by the coding sequence ATGAATCCTATTGCTCTGAATCGCCGTTCGTTTCTGGGTGGACTCTCGTTGTCGGTTGGGACGCCCGCGTTGCATGGTTTGATGGCAGCCGAAGGATCTCAAGCGTTGCCGCATTTTCCACCGAAAGCCAAGCGGGTCATCTACTTGATGCAGTCCGGTGGCCCATCCCATGTTGATTTGTTTGACTACAAAGAAACCTTGAAGAAGATGGAAGGAGAAGAACTACCCGAAAGCATCTTGGGCGGACTGCGACAAACCACCATGACGGCCGGCCAGAAATCCAAACCCTGTCTGGGTGCTGCTTGGCCCGGACGGCAACGTGGGGAATCGGGAATGTGGGTGAGTGACCTTCTGCCTCACACCGCTGAAATTGTGGATGACCTTTGTTTCGTCCGCAGTGTCCATGGCGAACAAATCAATCACGCGCCAGCCATGACTCATATGCTGACTGGGCATAACTTGCCTGGTCGGCCGAGTATTGGCGCGTGGCTGAGTTATGGTCTCGGGTCGATGGCGGAGGACCTGCCGTCGTTCGTGGTGATGACCTCTCAAGACAAGGAAGGCTCGTGTGGCCAGCAGTTTTTTGACTACTACTGGGGATCGGGCTTCTTGCCCGGGAAGTACCAGGGGGTTCCCTTTCGTGGTTCCGGCGACCCGGTGTTGTACTTGAGCAATCCGAATGGAGTTTCGCGTGCCGCCCGCCGTGAAATGCTGGACGGACTTGCCGAAATGAATCATTTCGCGCATCAGCGATACGCGGATCCGGCGATTGAAACTCGGGTGGCGCAGTACGAGATGGCATTTCAGATGCAAGCCAGTGTGCCGGAACTGACTGACTTTTCGGATGAACCGCAAAGCGTGCTGGAAATGTACGGTCCGGATGTTCAGCGGAAGGGGAGCTATGCCTACAACTGCTTAATGGCCCGGCGATTGGCGCAGCGTGGCACCCGCTACATCCAGCTCCTGCACGCTGGTTGGGATCAACACGGGAATTTGCCCGGGCAGCTTCCCATCCAGTGCAAGGATACCGACCAAGCCAGCGCCGCCTTGGTGAAGGATTTGAAGGCTCATGGCATGTTGGAAGACACGCTTGTGATCTGGGGTGGCGAGTTTGGACGCACGCCGTTTGTTCAAGGCGATATCAATAATCCGACCGCGCATGGACGGGATCATCACCCGCGAGCGTTCACGGTTTGGATGGCCGGTGGTGGTGTTCAACCCGGAAAGATTCATGGCAGCAGCGATGAGTTTGGTTTCCATGTTGCCGAGGACCCTGTTCATGTCCGGGACTTGCAGGCCACCTTGTTGCATTTATGCGGCATCGATCACGAGCGTTTCACGTACCGGCATCAAGGGCTCGACTTCAAGTTAACCGGGGTGGAACCCGCTCGCGTGGTTAACGAAATTCTCTCCTGA
- a CDS encoding universal stress protein — protein MRVLLANDATPHSHAAADYLLAMPFRKPIDLDIASAVTPPILVDGGMVGMPIDMSDFVEEERQVAKARVDQTAADFRDGARGKSLHSVSTHVPVGPPPSEVLNLADQTNCDLIVMGAVGHSALERVLLGSVSDYVATHSDVSTLVVRPNRDSEIPPSLKKIVIALSGSAEDQRMIDWLGNLHLRSSVEIHLVRILRLESFYRQDIRQKATEYWAMFVKHAQQQILDLESQLQSMDLNTETHLVESDHVGEALIDYAETHGCDLVMTGDSDSGLLTRIFMGSTSRYVLRHARCSVLVVRDKGERAKARQELAEQRQAAIV, from the coding sequence ATGCGGGTTCTGTTAGCCAACGACGCCACGCCTCACAGCCATGCCGCCGCAGATTATTTGCTTGCGATGCCCTTTCGCAAGCCGATTGATCTCGACATTGCTTCGGCCGTCACCCCGCCTATTCTGGTCGATGGTGGGATGGTCGGAATGCCGATCGATATGAGTGATTTTGTGGAAGAAGAGCGGCAGGTCGCGAAAGCTCGCGTCGACCAGACCGCGGCCGATTTCCGCGATGGAGCGCGTGGGAAGTCTCTGCACTCTGTATCGACTCATGTACCGGTGGGGCCGCCACCTAGTGAAGTGCTGAACTTGGCCGATCAAACGAATTGCGATCTGATTGTGATGGGTGCCGTAGGTCATTCAGCACTTGAGCGTGTCCTGTTGGGAAGCGTTTCGGATTACGTCGCCACTCACAGTGACGTCTCGACCTTGGTGGTCCGTCCGAACCGCGACTCCGAAATCCCCCCTTCGCTGAAGAAGATCGTGATCGCTCTTTCGGGCAGTGCCGAAGATCAGCGAATGATCGACTGGCTAGGAAACCTGCACTTGCGTTCCAGTGTGGAAATTCACTTGGTGCGAATCTTGCGTTTGGAGTCGTTCTATCGTCAAGACATCCGCCAGAAAGCAACCGAATATTGGGCGATGTTCGTGAAGCATGCCCAGCAACAGATTCTTGATTTGGAATCTCAACTTCAGTCGATGGACCTGAATACCGAAACGCATTTGGTCGAAAGCGATCACGTGGGAGAGGCATTGATCGACTACGCCGAAACCCACGGTTGTGACCTGGTCATGACGGGCGACAGTGATAGCGGATTGCTGACCCGAATCTTCATGGGGAGTACGTCCCGCTACGTTCTTCGTCACGCGAGGTGCAGTGTACTTGTTGTGCGAGACAAGGGAGAGCGGGCCAAGGCGAGACAAGAGTTGGCCGAACAACGGCAGGCGGCAATTGTCTAA
- a CDS encoding flavodoxin family protein, whose translation MKMKALILCKSPHHQNTRLVANAMADELQAEVIDPDEWMGGTVGDYQLLGLGSGIYYGRFHAAVRNWIARLPEGAGTGHRVFVFSTSGLPFLSKVYHAPLRACLRGKGFQIAGDFACRGHDTFAFLKWVGGLNRNHPNERDLERARAFASHLKASHR comes from the coding sequence ATGAAAATGAAAGCACTCATCCTGTGTAAATCCCCTCATCACCAAAACACAAGACTGGTCGCCAACGCGATGGCCGACGAATTGCAGGCCGAAGTCATCGACCCTGACGAGTGGATGGGGGGCACAGTCGGCGACTATCAACTACTGGGTCTCGGATCCGGAATCTACTACGGTCGTTTTCATGCTGCCGTCCGGAACTGGATTGCACGCCTCCCAGAGGGCGCGGGCACCGGCCACCGCGTGTTCGTGTTCTCCACCTCCGGATTGCCATTCCTGTCCAAGGTTTATCATGCGCCGCTACGGGCATGTCTACGAGGCAAAGGCTTCCAAATCGCGGGCGACTTTGCATGTCGCGGCCACGACACATTTGCCTTCCTAAAGTGGGTTGGTGGCCTGAACCGCAACCATCCCAATGAACGCGATCTGGAGCGAGCTAGAGCGTTCGCGAGTCATCTAAAAGCATCGCATCGGTGA
- a CDS encoding cation-translocating P-type ATPase — MRTNSPAVAENSAASAKPMEREQRSGSEPSLGRSDAVEHDHRVSGSDMSAADSKHTINPRGDAAAPHAEPVTSILERLATSLKAGLSGDEASERHERFGSNALQTGQAVRWYEVLTRQFTDVLILILMAAGVVSLVVGESTDAIAIFAIVVLNGLLGFVQEWKAERSLAALRQMLAPRCRVIRDGRSQEVDAARLVPGDIVQLETGDRVPADLRLVRCVNLKLDESALTGESVSADKSIEPIELATELAERRNMAWTGTAVTGGRGMGVVVATGGSTEFGRIAKLTETIGRDTTPLQQKLSVLGKQLGIAAVLISIVVALAGWMMGKPLMEMFFTAVSLAVAVVPEGLPAVVTLTLALGVREMVRRKVLLRRLRAAEGLGAATVICTDKTGTLTQNQMTVQRIWLAAGEVEVTGVGYDPAGHFEVGKKKIDYRDRSDLLALLRSGLQCNHARLERNAAKSKGVNSGGFADQNIAKGNAEEWQPIGEPTESAIVVAAHKAWIDPQEQIEPTHEFSFTSNRKRMTVIAHHDGRPVAHTKGAPEVLLPLCSDVLDGESIRPLTTHDREAVADAIKKMAGRGLRTLAITCRELSPDCLVEGNSCDEQLIESELTLLGIVGMMDPPRAEVAKAISLAKAAGIRVFMITGDSPVTATAIAEQIGLDVHHAIVGGELEAMDDQALTTVLDGDVVFARTTPEHKLRIVKLLQSQGHIVGMTGDGVNDAPALKKADIGIAMGKRGTDVAKGAADIVLTDDNFSAIIGAVEEGRRQYDNIQKFVRYLLSSNTGEVVAIFLNILMGGPLLFLPVQILWMNLVTDGMTAIALGLEPAESNTMHRPPRRPDEPVLTKSPIAIIVALGAYIGLVSLWLFHQYIDEADPHSIAVAQTVAFTGIIVVEKINVLNFRSLRAPIGTIGFWSNPWVLLAIFSTIILQVAAVYVPALQAILHTVPLSLADWGLIVAVALPIFVVVEGVKIFGWIRTTKKSP, encoded by the coding sequence ATGCGGACAAATAGCCCAGCCGTCGCCGAGAACTCAGCGGCATCAGCGAAACCAATGGAACGTGAACAGCGATCCGGCAGCGAGCCAAGTCTTGGCCGTAGCGACGCGGTGGAACACGATCACCGTGTGAGCGGCTCGGACATGAGTGCAGCTGATTCGAAACACACGATCAATCCAAGAGGGGATGCGGCGGCACCTCACGCTGAACCGGTTACATCCATTTTGGAGCGGCTGGCAACTTCGCTAAAAGCGGGCTTAAGCGGCGACGAGGCGTCCGAGCGCCATGAACGGTTTGGATCCAATGCACTTCAAACGGGCCAAGCAGTTCGCTGGTACGAAGTTTTAACGCGTCAGTTTACTGATGTGTTGATCTTAATTTTGATGGCTGCAGGAGTCGTTTCCCTTGTTGTAGGTGAGTCAACCGACGCGATCGCGATCTTTGCCATCGTGGTGTTGAACGGGTTGTTGGGATTCGTCCAGGAATGGAAGGCTGAACGGTCTCTGGCGGCGCTGCGTCAAATGTTGGCACCGCGATGCCGCGTCATACGTGACGGTAGGTCTCAGGAAGTTGACGCTGCGAGGTTGGTGCCGGGGGATATTGTCCAGCTCGAAACGGGTGACCGCGTTCCGGCTGATTTGCGGTTGGTTCGGTGCGTGAATTTGAAGTTGGATGAGTCCGCCTTGACGGGCGAATCGGTGTCGGCGGATAAGTCCATCGAACCGATTGAGCTAGCCACTGAACTGGCCGAGCGTCGAAACATGGCTTGGACTGGCACTGCCGTGACGGGTGGCCGCGGGATGGGTGTCGTTGTCGCCACGGGCGGAAGCACTGAGTTCGGCCGGATCGCTAAGCTGACCGAAACAATTGGTCGTGACACGACACCGCTGCAGCAAAAACTTAGCGTGCTAGGCAAACAGCTTGGCATTGCTGCGGTGTTGATCTCGATTGTGGTCGCGCTGGCTGGCTGGATGATGGGCAAGCCGCTGATGGAAATGTTTTTCACGGCGGTTTCGTTGGCGGTGGCTGTTGTTCCGGAGGGGTTGCCCGCGGTGGTCACGCTGACCCTCGCTCTTGGCGTGCGAGAAATGGTGCGACGGAAGGTTTTGTTGCGTCGCCTGAGAGCTGCGGAAGGGCTCGGCGCCGCGACCGTGATCTGCACCGATAAAACAGGAACGCTGACACAGAACCAGATGACCGTTCAGCGAATCTGGTTGGCTGCTGGCGAGGTCGAAGTGACCGGTGTCGGCTACGACCCCGCTGGCCACTTCGAAGTGGGTAAGAAAAAAATTGATTACCGTGATCGCAGTGATTTGTTGGCTTTGCTGCGATCTGGATTGCAATGCAATCACGCTCGTTTGGAGAGGAATGCAGCAAAGAGCAAGGGCGTGAATTCTGGCGGATTTGCTGATCAGAATATTGCAAAGGGGAATGCTGAGGAATGGCAACCGATTGGCGAGCCGACCGAGTCCGCAATCGTGGTCGCCGCTCATAAGGCTTGGATCGATCCTCAAGAGCAAATCGAGCCCACGCATGAGTTTTCATTCACGTCCAATCGAAAACGCATGACCGTGATTGCGCACCATGATGGGCGCCCGGTTGCCCACACGAAGGGAGCCCCGGAGGTTCTGTTGCCGCTATGCAGTGATGTCTTGGATGGTGAGTCGATTCGACCGCTGACCACTCATGATCGTGAAGCCGTCGCTGATGCGATCAAGAAGATGGCGGGACGAGGGTTACGAACGTTGGCGATCACTTGTCGCGAGCTCAGCCCGGATTGCTTGGTTGAGGGGAACTCTTGCGACGAGCAATTGATCGAGAGTGAGCTGACACTGTTGGGAATCGTCGGCATGATGGATCCGCCTCGCGCCGAGGTCGCCAAGGCAATTTCATTAGCGAAAGCCGCTGGGATTCGTGTGTTCATGATCACTGGTGATTCGCCGGTCACCGCGACGGCCATTGCGGAACAGATTGGTTTGGATGTGCACCATGCAATTGTCGGTGGTGAACTGGAAGCGATGGATGACCAAGCCTTGACAACCGTCCTCGATGGTGACGTTGTGTTTGCTCGTACCACGCCTGAGCACAAGCTGCGAATCGTCAAACTGCTTCAGTCGCAGGGCCATATTGTGGGAATGACGGGTGATGGCGTGAACGACGCGCCGGCGCTGAAGAAGGCTGACATCGGGATCGCGATGGGTAAGCGAGGCACCGACGTTGCCAAGGGGGCAGCGGACATCGTGCTGACGGATGACAACTTCAGTGCGATCATTGGCGCGGTCGAGGAAGGCCGGCGGCAATATGATAACATCCAAAAGTTTGTGCGTTATCTATTGTCATCTAATACGGGGGAAGTCGTCGCAATCTTCCTGAATATCTTGATGGGGGGCCCGCTGCTGTTCTTGCCAGTGCAGATTTTGTGGATGAACCTGGTTACGGACGGGATGACCGCCATCGCACTTGGGTTGGAACCAGCGGAGAGCAACACCATGCACCGGCCACCGCGGCGGCCCGATGAACCGGTGCTGACCAAGTCGCCAATCGCGATAATCGTGGCACTGGGCGCGTACATCGGACTCGTGTCGCTGTGGTTGTTTCACCAATACATCGACGAAGCGGATCCACACTCGATCGCGGTCGCACAGACCGTGGCGTTCACCGGCATTATCGTCGTCGAAAAAATTAACGTCTTGAACTTCCGATCGTTAAGAGCACCGATTGGCACGATCGGGTTTTGGTCCAATCCGTGGGTGTTGTTGGCGATCTTTTCTACCATCATTTTGCAGGTCGCTGCCGTTTACGTTCCAGCGTTGCAAGCCATTTTGCATACGGTACCGCTCTCACTAGCCGATTGGGGGCTGATCGTCGCAGTTGCCTTGCCCATTTTTGTAGTAGTGGAAGGCGTCAAAATATTCGGCTGGATACGAACCACTAAAAAGTCCCCTTGA
- a CDS encoding class I fructose-bisphosphate aldolase has protein sequence MSQTIQELLGDEAKGLFEHECKTIDRGRLHLPGPDFLERIVCGTDRNQRVINSLARLFEHGRLSGTGYVSILPVDQGIEHSAGASFAPNPDYFDPENIVRLAIEGGCNAVASTVGVLGAVSRKYAHRIPFLVKVNHNELLSYPNTFDQVMFASVDRAYDLGAVAVGATIYFGSEQSRQQLVEVAEAFEHAHELGMGTVLWCYLRNPAFKADKDYHTSADLTGQANHLGVTIQADIIKQKLPTNNGGYPALKFGKTSPLVYEKLTTDHPIDLCRYQVANCYMGRAGLINSGGASSGASDLAEAVKTAVVNKRAGGTGLISGRKAFQRPMNEGVELLNRIQDVYLDDSITVA, from the coding sequence ATGTCACAAACCATTCAGGAATTACTTGGTGATGAAGCGAAAGGGCTCTTTGAGCACGAATGCAAAACCATTGATCGTGGGCGTCTGCATCTTCCCGGCCCTGACTTTTTAGAGCGAATCGTTTGCGGCACCGATCGCAACCAACGTGTGATCAATAGCTTGGCGAGGCTATTTGAACACGGACGATTGTCGGGAACGGGTTACGTTTCGATTCTGCCGGTCGATCAAGGGATAGAGCATTCCGCAGGTGCTTCGTTCGCGCCCAATCCAGACTATTTCGATCCGGAGAACATTGTTCGACTCGCGATCGAGGGCGGTTGCAACGCGGTCGCTTCGACGGTTGGCGTGTTAGGAGCGGTGTCACGAAAGTATGCACACCGAATACCGTTTTTGGTAAAGGTCAACCACAACGAATTGTTGAGCTATCCCAACACGTTTGACCAGGTGATGTTTGCCAGCGTGGATCGGGCGTACGACTTGGGAGCGGTCGCGGTCGGCGCGACGATCTATTTCGGATCGGAGCAATCGCGTCAGCAACTCGTCGAAGTTGCCGAAGCTTTCGAGCATGCTCATGAGTTGGGCATGGGGACGGTGCTGTGGTGCTACTTACGCAACCCAGCATTCAAAGCGGACAAGGACTACCACACGTCCGCGGATCTCACCGGTCAGGCCAATCATTTAGGCGTGACCATTCAAGCCGACATCATCAAGCAGAAACTGCCGACCAACAATGGTGGGTATCCAGCGCTCAAGTTTGGGAAGACGTCACCGTTGGTCTACGAAAAACTGACGACTGATCATCCAATTGATCTGTGTCGGTATCAGGTTGCGAATTGCTACATGGGGCGGGCGGGGTTGATCAATTCGGGAGGTGCCTCTTCGGGAGCGTCTGATCTTGCCGAAGCGGTGAAGACCGCTGTTGTGAACAAACGTGCTGGCGGCACCGGCTTAATCTCCGGTCGCAAGGCATTTCAACGACCAATGAACGAAGGCGTTGAACTGCTCAATCGAATCCAGGACGTGTACTTGGACGATTCCATCACGGTCGCATGA